A single Thiohalobacter thiocyanaticus DNA region contains:
- the rpsC gene encoding 30S ribosomal protein S3, which translates to MGQKVNPNGIRLGIVKDWTSKWYADSRQFAEYLNNDIKVRDYLKQRLSHASVSRIKIERPAKNAMITIYTARPGIVIGKKGEDIEALRKDVSRLMGIPVHINIEEIRKPELDAQLVAESVAQQLERRIMFRRAMKRAVGNSMRLGAQGIRINVAGRLNGAEIARTEWYREGRVPLHTLRADIDYGFAEARTTYGIIGVKVWIFKGEVFGKGEQSAETDAGKKAAAG; encoded by the coding sequence ATGGGTCAAAAAGTCAATCCAAACGGTATTCGCCTGGGGATAGTCAAGGACTGGACCTCCAAGTGGTATGCGGATTCCCGGCAGTTCGCCGAGTATCTGAACAACGACATCAAGGTGCGTGACTACCTCAAGCAGCGCCTGTCGCATGCCTCTGTGAGCCGGATCAAGATCGAACGCCCGGCCAAGAATGCCATGATCACGATCTACACCGCGCGTCCGGGTATCGTGATCGGCAAGAAGGGCGAGGATATCGAGGCCCTGCGCAAGGACGTCTCCCGCCTGATGGGCATCCCGGTGCACATCAACATCGAGGAGATCCGCAAGCCCGAACTCGATGCGCAGCTGGTGGCCGAGAGCGTGGCCCAGCAGCTCGAGCGCCGCATCATGTTCCGTCGCGCCATGAAGCGCGCCGTGGGCAACTCGATGCGTCTGGGTGCCCAGGGTATCCGCATCAACGTGGCCGGCCGACTCAACGGCGCCGAGATCGCGCGTACCGAATGGTACCGTGAGGGCCGGGTCCCGCTGCACACGCTGCGTGCCGATATCGACTATGGCTTCGCCGAGGCCCGTACCACTTACGGAATCATCGGCGTGAAGGTCTGGATATTCAAGGGCGAGGTGTTCGGCAAGGGCGAACAAAGCGCTGAAACCGATGCCGGCAAGAAGGCCGCGGCAGGCTAA
- the rplN gene encoding 50S ribosomal protein L14, which translates to MIQMQTMLNVADNSGAREVQCIKVLGGSHRRYAGIGDVIKVSVKEAIPRGKVKKGEVYNAVVVRSRKGVRRPDGSLIRFDTNAAVLLNNKLEPIGTRIFGPVTRELRGDKFMKIVSLAPEVL; encoded by the coding sequence ATGATTCAGATGCAAACCATGCTGAATGTCGCCGACAACAGCGGCGCCCGCGAAGTCCAGTGCATCAAGGTGCTGGGCGGTTCGCATCGCCGCTATGCCGGGATCGGCGACGTGATCAAGGTCAGCGTGAAGGAAGCCATCCCGCGCGGCAAGGTCAAGAAAGGCGAGGTCTACAACGCCGTCGTCGTGCGCAGCCGTAAGGGTGTGCGCCGCCCCGATGGTTCCCTGATCCGCTTCGATACCAATGCGGCGGTACTCCTGAACAACAAGCTGGAGCCCATCGGTACCCGTATCTTCGGCCCTGTCACCCGCGAGCTGCGCGGCGACAAGTTCATGAAGATCGTGTCACTGGCTCCGGAAGTGCTCTAA
- the rpmC gene encoding 50S ribosomal protein L29: MKANDMRNKSTAELREELTGLLREQFNLRMQNATGQLSRPHQFKRVRKDIARIKTVLNEMAKSGDAA; the protein is encoded by the coding sequence ATGAAAGCGAACGACATGCGAAACAAATCCACTGCCGAGCTGCGCGAGGAACTGACGGGCCTGCTGCGCGAGCAGTTCAATCTGCGTATGCAGAATGCCACGGGCCAGTTGTCGCGCCCGCACCAGTTCAAGCGTGTGCGCAAGGATATTGCACGTATCAAGACCGTGCTGAATGAAATGGCGAAGTCGGGTGATGCAGCATGA
- the rplX gene encoding 50S ribosomal protein L24, producing MRKIKKGDEVVVTAGKDKGKRGSVLRVLDDDRLIVENVNVVKKHQKPNPGAGVAGGIMQKEAPIQVSNVMLFNPQTSKGERVGFKTLEDGRKVRVFKSTGEVVDA from the coding sequence ATGCGTAAGATCAAGAAAGGTGACGAAGTCGTCGTCACCGCTGGCAAGGACAAGGGCAAGCGCGGCAGCGTGCTGCGGGTGCTGGATGATGATCGGTTGATTGTTGAAAACGTCAACGTCGTCAAGAAGCACCAGAAGCCGAACCCGGGCGCCGGCGTGGCCGGGGGCATCATGCAGAAGGAGGCGCCGATTCAGGTGTCCAACGTGATGCTGTTCAACCCTCAGACCAGCAAGGGCGAGCGGGTTGGTTTCAAGACGCTGGAGGACGGCCGCAAGGTGCGCGTGTTCAAATCCACCGGTGAAGTGGTAGACGCTTAA
- the rplP gene encoding 50S ribosomal protein L16 — MLQPKRTKFRKQQKGRNRGLSTSGNRVSFGEYAIKATTRGQVTARQIEAARRAITRHVKRGGKLWIRVFPDVPVTKKPIEVRMGKGKGNVEYWVAKIQPGRVLYEIEGVSEEMAREAFRLAAAKLPVGITFVNRTVM, encoded by the coding sequence ATGCTGCAACCGAAACGCACCAAATTTCGCAAACAACAGAAGGGCCGTAACCGCGGGCTGTCCACTTCGGGCAACCGTGTCAGCTTCGGTGAGTATGCGATCAAGGCAACCACCCGTGGCCAGGTGACTGCGCGCCAGATCGAGGCCGCGCGCCGCGCCATCACCCGTCATGTCAAGCGTGGCGGCAAGCTGTGGATCCGCGTGTTCCCGGACGTGCCTGTGACCAAGAAGCCCATCGAGGTCCGCATGGGCAAGGGCAAGGGCAACGTCGAGTACTGGGTCGCCAAGATCCAGCCCGGCCGTGTGCTGTACGAAATCGAGGGTGTCTCCGAGGAGATGGCGCGGGAAGCCTTCCGTCTCGCCGCGGCCAAGCTTCCGGTCGGTATCACCTTTGTCAACCGGACGGTGATGTGA
- the rplF gene encoding 50S ribosomal protein L6 has translation MSRIANYPIQLPAGVEFEMTGQAVKIKGPKGEMHYNVHEDVEVSRDENVLSFKPRKESKQAWAQAGTTRANINNMLVGVKDGFERKLELVGVGYRAQAQGKVLNLTLGFSHPINYEVPEGITIETPSQTEVVVKGVDKQAVGQVAAEIRGFRPPEPYKGKGVKYADETIVRKEAKKK, from the coding sequence ATGTCACGTATCGCAAATTATCCGATCCAGCTTCCGGCGGGCGTCGAGTTCGAGATGACCGGCCAGGCCGTGAAGATCAAGGGCCCCAAGGGCGAGATGCATTACAACGTCCACGAGGATGTGGAAGTCTCGCGCGACGAGAATGTGCTGAGCTTCAAGCCGCGCAAGGAATCCAAGCAGGCCTGGGCCCAGGCCGGGACCACGCGTGCCAACATCAACAACATGCTGGTCGGCGTGAAGGACGGTTTCGAGCGCAAGCTGGAACTGGTCGGCGTCGGTTATCGCGCCCAGGCGCAGGGCAAGGTCCTGAACCTCACCCTGGGCTTCTCGCACCCGATCAACTACGAGGTGCCCGAGGGGATCACCATCGAGACCCCGAGTCAGACCGAGGTTGTGGTCAAGGGCGTGGACAAGCAGGCCGTGGGTCAGGTCGCGGCAGAGATTCGCGGCTTCCGTCCGCCCGAGCCCTATAAGGGCAAGGGCGTGAAGTACGCGGACGAGACGATCGTCCGCAAGGAAGCCAAGAAGAAATAA
- the rplR gene encoding 50S ribosomal protein L18 encodes MDKKAARLRRARRARAKIRELGDYRLSVYRTPRHIYAQVFAPDGDKVVAAASTLDKALRAELAKTGNATAATAVGKAIAEKARAAGVTRVAFDRSGYKYHGRVKALADAAREAGLEF; translated from the coding sequence CTGGACAAGAAGGCAGCGCGGCTGCGTCGTGCACGGCGTGCGCGCGCCAAGATACGCGAACTGGGCGATTACCGCCTGAGCGTTTACCGTACTCCGCGCCACATCTACGCACAGGTCTTTGCCCCCGACGGCGACAAGGTCGTCGCCGCCGCATCGACCCTGGACAAGGCCCTGCGTGCCGAGTTGGCCAAGACCGGCAATGCCACCGCGGCCACCGCCGTCGGCAAGGCCATCGCGGAGAAGGCCAGGGCAGCGGGCGTGACCCGGGTTGCTTTCGACCGTTCCGGTTACAAATATCACGGCCGAGTCAAGGCGCTGGCGGATGCCGCGCGGGAAGCCGGTCTCGAGTTTTAA
- the rpsQ gene encoding 30S ribosomal protein S17, with protein sequence MSEEQKVERTLTGRVISNRMDKTATVMIERRVRHPLYGKYIRRSTKYHVHDENNECQEGDLVTIQECRPLSKTKTFRLVSVVERAEAV encoded by the coding sequence ATGAGTGAAGAACAGAAAGTCGAGCGCACCCTGACCGGGCGCGTGATCAGCAACAGGATGGACAAGACCGCGACCGTGATGATCGAGCGTCGTGTGCGTCACCCCCTGTACGGCAAGTATATCCGCCGGTCCACCAAATACCATGTGCACGACGAGAACAACGAGTGCCAGGAAGGGGATCTGGTTACGATCCAGGAGTGCCGCCCGCTGTCGAAGACCAAGACCTTTCGTCTGGTGTCCGTGGTCGAGCGTGCCGAGGCGGTCTGA
- the rpsN gene encoding 30S ribosomal protein S14 has product MAKKSMIAREAKRLKTVKKYAAKRAELKAVIKNPETSVEERMDAVNKLNKLPRDASPARMQRRCQLTGRPHAVYRKFGLCRNKLREHAMKGEVPGLVKASW; this is encoded by the coding sequence ATGGCCAAGAAATCCATGATTGCCCGCGAAGCCAAGCGCCTGAAGACGGTGAAGAAGTATGCCGCCAAGCGGGCCGAACTGAAGGCGGTTATCAAGAACCCGGAGACCAGCGTCGAAGAGCGCATGGACGCCGTGAACAAGCTGAACAAGCTGCCGCGCGATGCCAGTCCGGCCCGGATGCAGCGCCGTTGCCAGCTGACCGGTCGTCCGCATGCCGTGTACCGCAAGTTCGGCCTGTGCCGCAACAAGCTGCGTGAGCACGCCATGAAAGGCGAGGTTCCGGGCCTGGTCAAGGCCAGTTGGTAA
- the rplV gene encoding 50S ribosomal protein L22 encodes MQVSAKLRFARISPQKCRLVADQVRGMPVERALQTLMFSQKKAAGIVRKVLESAIANAEHNEGADIDELKISTIMVNEGPTLKRFRARAKGRANRILKQTSHITVTVAD; translated from the coding sequence ATGCAGGTCAGTGCCAAATTGCGTTTTGCGCGAATCTCGCCCCAGAAGTGCCGTCTGGTGGCCGATCAGGTGCGCGGCATGCCGGTCGAGCGGGCGCTGCAGACCCTGATGTTCAGTCAGAAGAAGGCGGCTGGCATCGTGCGCAAGGTGCTGGAGTCCGCCATCGCCAACGCCGAGCACAATGAAGGCGCCGATATCGACGAGCTGAAGATCTCGACCATCATGGTCAACGAGGGTCCGACGCTGAAGCGCTTCCGTGCGCGCGCCAAGGGCCGCGCCAACCGTATTTTAAAGCAGACCAGCCACATCACCGTGACGGTCGCCGATTAA
- the rplE gene encoding 50S ribosomal protein L5, with the protein MARLQDHYRDTVIKQLQEQFGYANVMEVPKITKITLNMGVGEAVADRKVMENAVGDMEKIAGQKAIVTKARKSVAGFKVREGWPIGCKVTLRRERMYEFLDRLINIAIPRVRDFRGVSGKSFDGRGNYSMGVKEQIIFPEIDYDKVDALRGMDITITTTAKTDEEAKALLSAFSFPFRN; encoded by the coding sequence ATGGCAAGGTTACAGGATCACTATCGGGACACCGTGATCAAGCAGCTCCAGGAGCAGTTTGGTTACGCCAACGTCATGGAAGTCCCCAAGATTACCAAGATCACGCTCAATATGGGTGTGGGCGAGGCCGTGGCAGATCGAAAGGTCATGGAAAACGCCGTCGGCGATATGGAGAAGATCGCCGGGCAGAAGGCTATCGTGACCAAGGCGCGCAAGTCCGTTGCCGGCTTCAAGGTCCGCGAGGGCTGGCCCATCGGCTGCAAGGTGACGCTGCGCCGTGAGCGCATGTATGAATTCCTGGATCGGCTGATCAATATCGCCATTCCGCGCGTGCGTGACTTCCGCGGCGTGAGTGGCAAGTCCTTCGATGGCCGTGGCAACTACAGCATGGGCGTGAAGGAACAGATCATCTTCCCGGAAATCGATTACGACAAGGTTGATGCACTGCGTGGGATGGATATCACCATTACCACCACCGCCAAGACGGACGAGGAAGCCAAGGCCCTGCTGTCGGCCTTCAGCTTCCCCTTCCGCAATTAA
- the rpsH gene encoding 30S ribosomal protein S8 codes for MSMSDPLADMLTRIRNAQTAEMAEVVMPASKQKAAIAKVLKDEGYIGDYSVEDEGKKPQLRIGLKYYQGRPVIMHIKRVSRPGLRIYKGKDELPQVNGGLGVAIISTSRGVMSDREARASGQGGEVLCTVS; via the coding sequence ATGAGTATGTCGGATCCCCTGGCGGACATGCTGACCCGCATCCGCAACGCCCAGACCGCCGAGATGGCGGAGGTGGTCATGCCTGCGTCCAAGCAGAAGGCGGCCATCGCCAAGGTGTTGAAGGACGAGGGCTATATCGGCGACTACAGCGTCGAGGACGAGGGCAAGAAGCCGCAGCTGCGTATCGGCCTGAAGTATTATCAGGGCCGGCCCGTGATCATGCACATCAAGCGTGTCAGTCGTCCGGGTCTGAGAATCTATAAGGGCAAGGATGAACTGCCCCAGGTCAACGGTGGTCTCGGTGTTGCCATCATATCCACCTCGCGTGGCGTGATGAGTGACCGCGAGGCGCGCGCCAGCGGCCAGGGCGGCGAAGTCCTCTGCACCGTCAGCTAA